Proteins encoded by one window of Lepeophtheirus salmonis chromosome 10, UVic_Lsal_1.4, whole genome shotgun sequence:
- the LOC121125444 gene encoding uncharacterized protein isoform X1: MIIWLNPSWMEKLLIKSERVEEKQFLIGRPTVVITFLTYPSSLSLNQRPFPLFHSLQENNIIWIWEETFERALQAVVTYATVLHFFRSFEKKINHDRKEIVKHLNTCHGKLEHRLLHLEKKTQDQITQLTHSMKEGFDQERVECNDRLERRSIRDRLLQDRHIDARDDIIKGDLSNWLDNKVSETFCGEKSEDKGIEVLARGAIRGSKRRRKDLISEIASGSLRRAVSQDDLLEEEGNELGDDGRGVLGQVPRASSSNTPTNQIMMISYDDDASTYVVRKSPALPPRRPPPYRPPPHQMPPIKENGLSVLPARLWPNSSPLTLSNGTNSEGGDSHNDSGYYTRTGVASSGPSPSLSGSRPQSRALLDICSYSSSSSSQSIAPKIRDLQLQLARTNLDALPQGSLV; encoded by the exons ATGATCATTTGGCTCAATCCGTCATGGATGGAAAAACTCCTCATAAAAAG cgaACGAGTCGAAGAAAAACAGTTCCTAATTGGTCGCCCTACGGTTGTCATTACTTTCCTGACATATCCGAGTTCCCTGAGCCTAAACCAGAGACCATTCCCTCTCTTCCACTCTCTCCAGGAGAACAATATTATCTGGATTTGGGAGGAAACATTCGAAAG ggCCCTGCAAGCGGTGGTTACGTATGCCACTGTGCTCCATTTTTTTCGTAGTTTTGAGAAAAAGATCAACCATGATCGCAAGGAAATTGTGAAACATCTCAATACCTGTCACGGAAAGCTAGAGCATCGACTCCTTCATCTGGAGAAAAAAACTCAAGATCAAATAACTCAGTTAACTCACTCCATGAAAGAAGGATTTGATCAGGAGCGGGTAGAGTGCAATGACCGTCTGGAGCGTCGATCCATTCGTGATAGACTCTTGCAGGATCGTCACATTGATGCTCGAGATGACATCATTAAAGGAGATCTCTCTAATTGGCTGGATAATAAAGTATCTGAGACTTTTTGTGGAGAAAAGTCAGAAGACAAAGGAATTGAGGTCCTTGCCCGAGGGGCCATACGGGGCTCTAAAAGACGTAGAAAGGATCTCATTTCAGAAATAGCTTCCGGCTCTCTTCGACGTGCAGTTAGTCAGGATGACTTATTGGAAGAGGAGGGAAACGAATTGGGGGATGATGGCCGTGGAGTTTTGGGGCAGGTACCCAGAGCATCATCCTCCAATACACCCACGAATCAAATTATGATGATATCCTACGATGACGACGCATCTACTTATGTCGTTCGAAAATCACCAGCCCTACCTCCAAGACGCCCTCCTCCCTATCGGCCTCCACCTCATCAAATGCCTCCCATTAAAGAAAATGGACTCAGTGTCCTTCCAGCTAGACTCTGGCCTAACTCTTCTCCACTGACTTTGTCAAATGGCACAAACTCAGAAGGAGGAGACTCGCATAATGATTCGGGTTACTATACACGAACGGGTGTGGCTAGTTCCGGACCCTCGCCAAGCCTCTCAG GTAGCCGCCCACAAAGCAGAGCACTCTTAGATATATGTTCCTATTCTTCATCTTCCTCTTCACAGTCCATTGCACCAAAAATCCGGGATTTGCAACTTCAATTGGCTCGTACAAATCTGGACGCATTACCTCAAGGCAGTCTTGTCTAA